ACGGGCCGCTGGCCGACCGGGCCGGACACGACCTCGGCTACATCGCCATCACCGGCACCCTCGGCATGATCGGCAAGCCGGACGAGGCACCGGCCATCCCCGTGAACCTGCTCGGCGACTTCGCGGGCGGCTCCCTCTACCTGGTGGTCGGCCTGCTCGCCGCCCTCCAGCACGCCCGCACCACCGGCACCGGCCAGGTCGTCGACGCCGCCATCGTGGACGGCGCCGCCCATCTGGCGTCCATGATCCACGGCATGGCCGCGGCCGGAGTCTGGCAGGACCGGCGCGGGGTGAACCTGCTCGACGGCGGTGCGCCCTTCTACGGGATCTACGAGACCTCCGACGGGCAGTACATGGCCGTGGGTGCCCTGGAGCCCCAGTTCTACGCGGAGTTCGGCGAGCTCCTCGGCCTGGGTGAGGAGGCCGCGGCCCGGGACGACTTCGGGCGCTGGGACAGCCTGCGCGAGTCGATCGCGGCACGCTTCAGGACCCGTACCCGGACGGAGTGGACCGAGGTGTTCGAGAAGTCGGACGCCTGCGTGGCGCCGGTACTCTCGATGTCCGAGGCGCCCGCACACCCGCATCTGAGCGCGCGGGGGACCTTCGTGGAGCACGAGGGCATCACCCAGGCCGCGCCCGCGCCGCGCTTCTCGGCCACCCCCGCCACCGTACGCAGCGGCCCGGCCCGGCCGGGCGCCGCGAACACCGAGGTCGCCCGCGACTGGGGCGTCCCGCAGCTCGCGAAGGACGCGGGCTGATGTCCGCCCCCGGCCCCGCCACCCGCCGGAGCCTGCCGCACCACGCGTGCCCGGGTGCCCCGCACCCTTCCCGCGGGCGCACGCCTCGCCGGGCTCACCGAAACCGTCCAGGACCGGCGGCGCAGTACACCGGCCGCCCGCACAGGAGGACCCCTTGAAGCGCGTGATCTTCGAGCCCGAGCACGAGGCGTTCCGCGAGACGGTGCGCACCTTCCTCGCCAAGGAGGTGCTGCCGCACTACGAACAGTGGGAGAAGGACGGCATCGTCTCCCGCGAGGCATGGCTGGCCGCGGGCCGTCAGGGGCTGCTGGGCCTGGCCGTGCCCGAGGAGTACGGCGGCGGCGGGATGGCCGACTTCCGCTACAGCGCGGTCCTCGCCGAGGAGTTCACCAAGGCCGGGGCGGCCGGACTGGCCATCGGGCTGCACAACGACATCATCGGCCCGTACCTGACCTCGCTGGCCACCGACGAGCAGAAGCGCCGCTGGCTGCCCGGGTTCTGCTCGGGCGAGATCATCACGGCCATCGCCATGACCGAGCCGGGCGCCGGATCCGACCTCCAGGGCATCCGCACCACCGCGGAGGACCACGGCGACCACTGGGTGCTGAACGGTTCCAAGACCTTCATCTCCAACGGGATCCTCTCCGACCTCGTCGTGGTGGTCGCCAGGACCACCCCCGAGGGCGGCGCGCACGGTCTGTCCCTGATCGTCGTCGAGCGCGGCATGGAGGGCTTCGAGCGGGGCCGCAACCTCGACAAGATCGGCCAGAAGTCGCAGGACACCGCCGAGTTGTTCTTCAACGACGTGCGGGTGCCCAAGGAGAACCTGCTCGGCGAGCTCAACGGCGCGTTCCTGCACCTGATGACCAACCTCGCTCAGGAACGGCTCGCCATCGCGATGGCGGCGATCACCGCGTCCGAGCACCTGGTCGACATCACCACCACGTACATCAAGGAGCGCGAGGCCTTCGGCCGCCCGCTGGCCAAGTTCCAGCACATCCGCTTCGAGATAGCCGAGATGGCCACCGAGTGCGCGGTCACCCGGGCCTACCTCGACCGCTGCATCACCGAGCACTCCGACGGCGCCCTCGACGCGGTCAACGCCTCGATGGCCAAGTGGTGGTCGACCGAACTGCAAAAGCGTGTCGCCGACCGGTGCCTGCAACTGCACGGCGGGTACGGCTACATGACCGAGTATCCGGTGGCCAGGGCCTTCACCGACGGCCGGATCCAGACGATCTACGGCGGCACCACGGAGATCATGAAGGAGATCATCGGCCGTTCGCTGCTGAACTGAGCCGGCCGCCCCGACGGGCACCGGCTCACCCCGAACTCAACCCTCGTACGTACGAAAGGCTGCTGTCTTGACCACCGAAGCGTATGTCTACGACGCGATCCGCACCCCGCGCGGCCGCGGCAAGGCCAACGGAGCCCTGCACGGAACCAAGCCGATCGACCTGGTCGTCGGGCTCATCAAGGAGCTGCGCACCCGATTCCCGAACCTGGACCCGGCGGCCATCGACGACATCGTGCTCGGTGTCGTCAGCCCGATCGGCGAGCAGGGTTCGGACATCGCCCGTATCGCCGCCATCGCGGCCGGGCTGCCCGACACGGTCGCCGGTGTGCAGGAGAACAGGTTCTGCGCCTCCGGCCTGGAGGCGGTCAACATGGCCGCCGCGAAGGTGCGTTCGGGCTGGGAGAGCCTGGTCCTCGCCGGCGGCGTCGAGTCGATGTCGCGGGTCGCGATGGGCTCCGACGGCGGTGCCTGGTTCGGCGACCCGATGACCAACCTGGAGACCAACTTCGTCCCGCAGGGCATCGGCGCCGACCTCATCGCCACGATCGGCGGCTGGACCCGCGCCGACGTCGACGAGTTCGCCGCGCTCTCCCAGGAGCGTGCCGCGACCGCGCAGAAGGAGGGCCGCTTCGACCGGTCCGTCGTGCCCGTGCTCGACCGCACCGGACTGACCGTCCTGGACCGCGACGAGTACCTGCGTCCCGGCACCACCGCCGAGACCCTCGCCAAGCTCAAGCCCTCCTTCGCCGACATCGGCGAGCTCGGCGGCTTCGACGCGGTGGCGCTGCAGAACTACCACTGGGTCGAGAAGATCGACCACGTCCACCACGCGGGCAACTCCTCGGGCATCGTGGACGGTGCCTCGCTCGTGGCGATCGGCAACAAGGAGGTCGGCGAGCGCTACGGCCTGACCCCGCGCGCCCGTATCGTCGCCGCGGCCGTCTCCGGCTCCGAGCCGACCATCATGCTCACCGGCCCCGCGCCCGCCAGCCGCAAGGCGCTCGCGCTCGCCGGGCTCACGATCGACGACATCGACCTGATCGAGATGAACGAAGCCTTCGCCGCGGTCGCGCTGCGCTTCGTCCGCGACATGGGCACCACGATCGACAAGGTCAACGTCAACGGCGGCGCCATCGCGCTCGGCCACCCGCTGGGCGCCACCGGCGCCATGCTGCTCGGCACCGTCATCGACGAACTGGAGCGGCAGGACAAGCGCTTCGGCCTGGTCACGCTGTGCGTCGGCGGTGGCATGGGCATCGCCACCATCGTCGAGCGTCTCTGACCCCGTCCCGTCCCTTCCGGATCCGCAAACGGAGAATCCTTCATGACCGAGAGCACCACCATCCGCTGGGAACAGGACGAGACCGGCGTCGTCACCCTCGTTCTCGACGACCCCGACCAGTCCGCGAACACCATGAACGCGGCCTTCCGCACCTCCCTGACGGCGATCGCCGACCGTCTGGAGGCCGAGAAGGAGTCCGTGCGGGGCGTCATCTTCACCTCCGCCAAGAAGACCTTCTTCGCGGGCGGCGACCTGCGCGACCTGATCCAGGTCACCCCCGAGACGGCCCAGCTCGTCTACGAGGGCGGCCTGGAGATCAAGCGCGACCTGCGCCGCATCGAGACCCTCGGCGTCCCGGTCGTCGCGGCCATCAACGGCGCGGCCCTGGGCGGCGGTTACGAGATCGCGCTGGCCTGTCACCACCGGGTCGCCCTCGACGCCTCCGGCTCCAAGATCGGCCTGCCCGAGGTCACCCTCGGCCTGCTGCCCGGCGGCGGTGGCGTGGTGCGTACGGTGCGCCTGCTCGGCATCGCCGACGCGCTCCTGAAGGTGCTGGTCCAGGGCACCCAGTACAACCCGAAGCGCGCCCTCGACAACGGTCTGGTGCACGAGCTCGCCGCGACCCCCGAGGAACTGATCGCCAAGGCCCGCGCCTTCGTCGACGCCAACCCCGAGTCGGCGCAGCCCTGGGACAAGCCCGGCTACAAGATCCCCGGCGGCACCCCGAAGAACCCGTCCTTCGCGGCCAACCTGCCGGCCTTCCCGGCCAACCTGCGCAAGCAGACCGCGGGCGCCAACTACCCGGCCGTGCGCAACATCCTGGCCGCCGCGGTCGAGGGCACCCTGGTCGACTTCGCGACCGCCGAGAAGATCGAGGCCCGCTACTTCGTGGAGCTGGCCGCCGGTCAGGTCTCGAAGAACATGATCCAGGCCTTCTTCTTCGACCTCCAGGCCGTCAACTCCGGTGCGAACCGCCCGAAGGACATCGACAAGAGCGAGGTCCGCAAGGTCGCCGTGCTCGGCGCGGGCATGATGGGCGCGGGCATCGCGTACTCCTGCGCACGGGCCGGTATCGAGGTCGTCCTCAAGGACGTCAGCGCCGAGGCCGCCGCCAAGGGCAAGGCGTACTCGGAGGGCCTGTGCGCCAAGGCCGTCGCCAAGGGCCGCACCACGCAGGAGAAGGCGGACGCGCTGCTCGCCCGGATCACGCCGACCGCCGAGGCGGCCGACCTCGCGGGCTGCGACGCGGTGATCGAGGCGGTCTTCGAGAGTACCGAGCTCAAGCACAAGGTGTTCCAGGAGATCCAGGACGTCGTCGCTCCCGACGCGCTGCTGTGCTCCAACACCTCCACGCTGCCGATCACCGGCCTCGCCGAGGGTGTGAAGCGGCAGGAGGACTTCATCGGCCTGCACTTCTTCT
This is a stretch of genomic DNA from Streptomyces sp. NA04227. It encodes these proteins:
- a CDS encoding CaiB/BaiF CoA-transferase family protein, producing MAEPPGQGPLAGVRVVELAGIGPGPFAAMLLADLGADVVRVERPRGGIGIDPKFDVTNRNKRSVALDLKAADGPATVLDLVQRADILIEGYRPGVAERLGVGPEECLARNPRLVYGRMTGWGQDGPLADRAGHDLGYIAITGTLGMIGKPDEAPAIPVNLLGDFAGGSLYLVVGLLAALQHARTTGTGQVVDAAIVDGAAHLASMIHGMAAAGVWQDRRGVNLLDGGAPFYGIYETSDGQYMAVGALEPQFYAEFGELLGLGEEAAARDDFGRWDSLRESIAARFRTRTRTEWTEVFEKSDACVAPVLSMSEAPAHPHLSARGTFVEHEGITQAAPAPRFSATPATVRSGPARPGAANTEVARDWGVPQLAKDAG
- a CDS encoding acyl-CoA dehydrogenase family protein, which translates into the protein MKRVIFEPEHEAFRETVRTFLAKEVLPHYEQWEKDGIVSREAWLAAGRQGLLGLAVPEEYGGGGMADFRYSAVLAEEFTKAGAAGLAIGLHNDIIGPYLTSLATDEQKRRWLPGFCSGEIITAIAMTEPGAGSDLQGIRTTAEDHGDHWVLNGSKTFISNGILSDLVVVVARTTPEGGAHGLSLIVVERGMEGFERGRNLDKIGQKSQDTAELFFNDVRVPKENLLGELNGAFLHLMTNLAQERLAIAMAAITASEHLVDITTTYIKEREAFGRPLAKFQHIRFEIAEMATECAVTRAYLDRCITEHSDGALDAVNASMAKWWSTELQKRVADRCLQLHGGYGYMTEYPVARAFTDGRIQTIYGGTTEIMKEIIGRSLLN
- a CDS encoding acetyl-CoA C-acetyltransferase, whose protein sequence is MTTEAYVYDAIRTPRGRGKANGALHGTKPIDLVVGLIKELRTRFPNLDPAAIDDIVLGVVSPIGEQGSDIARIAAIAAGLPDTVAGVQENRFCASGLEAVNMAAAKVRSGWESLVLAGGVESMSRVAMGSDGGAWFGDPMTNLETNFVPQGIGADLIATIGGWTRADVDEFAALSQERAATAQKEGRFDRSVVPVLDRTGLTVLDRDEYLRPGTTAETLAKLKPSFADIGELGGFDAVALQNYHWVEKIDHVHHAGNSSGIVDGASLVAIGNKEVGERYGLTPRARIVAAAVSGSEPTIMLTGPAPASRKALALAGLTIDDIDLIEMNEAFAAVALRFVRDMGTTIDKVNVNGGAIALGHPLGATGAMLLGTVIDELERQDKRFGLVTLCVGGGMGIATIVERL
- a CDS encoding 3-hydroxyacyl-CoA dehydrogenase NAD-binding domain-containing protein, with protein sequence MTESTTIRWEQDETGVVTLVLDDPDQSANTMNAAFRTSLTAIADRLEAEKESVRGVIFTSAKKTFFAGGDLRDLIQVTPETAQLVYEGGLEIKRDLRRIETLGVPVVAAINGAALGGGYEIALACHHRVALDASGSKIGLPEVTLGLLPGGGGVVRTVRLLGIADALLKVLVQGTQYNPKRALDNGLVHELAATPEELIAKARAFVDANPESAQPWDKPGYKIPGGTPKNPSFAANLPAFPANLRKQTAGANYPAVRNILAAAVEGTLVDFATAEKIEARYFVELAAGQVSKNMIQAFFFDLQAVNSGANRPKDIDKSEVRKVAVLGAGMMGAGIAYSCARAGIEVVLKDVSAEAAAKGKAYSEGLCAKAVAKGRTTQEKADALLARITPTAEAADLAGCDAVIEAVFESTELKHKVFQEIQDVVAPDALLCSNTSTLPITGLAEGVKRQEDFIGLHFFSPVDKMPLVEIIKGERTGDEALARAFDLVRQISKTPIVVNDSRGFFTSRVIGHFINEGVSMVGEGIEPASVEQAAAQAGYPAKVLSLMDELTLTLPRKIRLETKAAIEAEGGTWIVHPAEQVIDRMVEEFERPGRSGGAGFYDYEDGKRTALWPGLREHFTKPGHEIPFKDMQERMLFSEALDTVRLIEEGVLTSVADANIGSIMGIGFPAWTGGVLQYINGYEGGLPGFVARARELAATYGERFEPTALLVEKAEKGEKFSDA